attaattaattctctTAAACGTTCTTTAAGCTTCAAATATCTATCGATTTGTTACAATTACTTGTGTGaaacactttgtttaataaaaaaaaatatctgtctataactaactaaatagtgatttatttatttgtaaataaggGCGTTCGCCTTTATCTTTCTCGCGAGTAAACGTAACAAATCAGAAAATGAGGATTACGTTTCACTGTTTTAGAGACAATTTGAAACCCCCGGATTTTACGACTCCATCAAGAAAACTAAAACCAGAGGACATAGTCCAGTATTGGACTCAGTGGAAGGATATTGTTTCGTCAGAGAAGGAACGGTTCTGGGACGGAATTCTTACAGGACTCAACAATTATCTCAATGTTTTACAAGGTACGTCGGACACATatgtacagataccggcaaacatcttgaacattaaacaagggagttggggaaagtttgcgcatcgcgggacacaaacgtcaactgatttaccaatcacgcgatcgacacgtcactctcccgCAGCCGCACACCACCGCAAGTGATtcctaaaaatcgcttctgcatttggacatttgttcaagatgtttgccggtatctatATTCTTTGTtggatattattttgaaattgtaaTCACATTTCGACCACGGCACTACCTGGAACgtcttttattataaattttacgtcaagatttaattttaaagtaccTATATAATTGAATTCTAATTATTAGTGCAGTAAGTACATAGCGACCCCCGCAATTCAAATCTTGGAATCCATGTTCGAAGTTCACTAAAATGTCTATCTTACCTAATAtaagtatatgaataaatcaatttaagaACGTTTAACATTATCTATACATAAATcatcaaagaaatatattagcGAATATCTAATATATCATTGAAATTGTAGAACGCGATCGTATTCACGAAGAGGTTGTACATTTACGTCGTCGGAACGCAGCGTTACGACGGCTTGTGCGGGGAGCTTTACCGGAACTTCCGGGCGCGAAGCCACGATATTTACAGGCTGCTTTACCAAGCTTCACCGCAGCCGCCGAAGACATCACACAAATATCTACTCTACCACCTATTTGACGTTTTGGCGATATTTAATTAGCAAAAATTTActagataaattatatttaatcattaatttattgaaatattggCTATATTTGGGATATTTTGTAATCAccaacaatattaataataatataatgtgtAATGAATTGtgtcttttattttgtataatttatactgTACCCATATACAACATAGTTGGATGCATTTGTTGGCGCCCTGAAATTGCTGCAATCAGCGATATTAAGAAAAGCGTTAATTCCTTGCGCACGGATTTTGACGCGATGTTTGAATGCTCACTTAGTCTATAAGAAAGCAATGCCCGTACTGCTAAAGTGCTTAAagcaacaattattattttaacaattattctgTGTCCATGATCGAAAACTAGGTCAAAGAGATTCCCACTCACTAGAACAGCTTTGCCAAGTTTTGTTCTACATTCAGGACTCAGCCTCTAACGGAATATTGTCGGATTTAAATAGGATCAATGAACAACAAAATCCTTAAATGcctacaaaataaaatcagttaTCTAGATTGTGTCTCGCGTAGTTACAACATTGAACTTCAGGCGATTCCTGAAAAAAGAAACGAAGACTTGTTGATAATTAAGCACTTTTTGACCAAATATTTTTGCACTGTAtgaatctaatacattttctcagcctaatattaactttttttatgaattagcCAATTGACTTAATAGTATTATCTTAACGCAATTCTTTAATTGCGTTACACTTATTTGAAGTTTGAACGCTTAAGTACCTAGTGAAAGCACTGTGCGTattccaattacagcactagagcgcattatgcggcataatgcataacgttgaatgttccaactacagcaacgcttcgcccaattgagcactctcaaaacTAATGCTCTcgcaataaataccaacaagtgacagaaaattgaccagagtttttctttaagttggcatttatcgaaattttcgttagtaaatattatttattgttgaaaaatttgtttcgtcgtagattttgaaaataattaaagttatttcaaactgctaaaaaaaataaatataagtatggatgaaggtatttttatattccacatttaaaatatgaatacaattttattttaaaattcggatctgtaaacaaatttattttacaggattatactcttgtaaacattgcaatggtattgaaaaagtatataattttttttagaaatcattaaaaaaaaattactcaaaacgtaaatgatgtaaacttcttacatgaaagTAGTAaagtatagtccttttcatgaaagaagtcccccagacgcggcgctgcaatcgcataacgtaatgttgccatttatgagcaaaaaatttacctattttatttaataataataatagcagatgtaatttatcaaataatattattttctgcatacttcgatgaaacaatatttctgttatgtaaaaagtatattttcatttacttatattagcgatgttctacctacttacagggaaaagatgagaaaatagggtaaagaagagcaataaaaaattttattcagagttttattgcataattgttgggttacaatttttttcgaagtacacgccgctattataccttcgtttataattcttgttacagttttctctgacacacctgcaattgaattatgaacaattaaaaataatagtaactttaagtttataatgcttatgtaatatgtatatgttttaatttcagttacctagtttcatcacgttatgatttattcaattttgtcgcaaaaacgaatttatatcatgaaagtcccatcaatacagcaaaaaattattaaatggcaactctaaaaagtacccgTTATGGCgccaactctcttccgaacattttttagtggtattaaaacaccttgattcttatgttccgcttcacagaactctttcacctttaatatcatttctcgagccgaactttttacaacttttggcattgtaatcaatctttaaaatgcactaagctagtttaaaattcacaaaaatctaccacaacaaacgaacttcataacatcgacgaatgacaacattgccgacctgtcaaatttagttccaaaaatcgccgcgggacttctttcatgaaaagcactatacttTACATTCTTTCtgtaaaattgaatttaagcTGTGGTGAGAGTTTGAGTTTCGTTTGTCGTTAGTGGGTTACGCCAGACGCGAAGTTATTTCGCTCAAGCCTCCGCTCTATAGACTATGTTTTTTgtctacaattattattatctgcATTCTCTTTGAATATGCCTAATAGTCGAATACAGCCGGGGGGTAATACCACTAGCTCCTTAAATATtctatacttttttaaataaagagtaATCATTTTGTGTAAGCTTTACAAattgttaagatttttttgaatcaTCATGTCATAATCTACATCCGATATCATTGGCATTGGCGAATGTGGTCTGTGAATTATGATGCACATCAGAATTCAGAATTCAGAATGTCATTTTCAGAATTCGTGTAATATTAGGGAGGGATAATCGCGTGCCGTGCTcctaaaaattatagtttttattaattattttaaaaccaaatCATCATTTTCGACTCTTTTTTACtgaatttctaaataataaattttccgtttataaattacataatattgaatatcatttataactcttcaattttataaaacagtaagtgcttaaaatatttatctgtATGTAATTATACCATAAACATTTAAGTATTgtacgtaaatatttttattgttacagaaTTCAATATGTGGAAATTATTATTCCATCTAATTGGAGCTATACAGTTTTCGTATGGCTGCTATTATGACTTCATGTATGTGAGGATACCAAGCACTTCTACTACTGTAACTCCCTATGGTGGGAAgttgaaatatttaacttatttaaatgctgtaagtattaatttattttattaattttaaaaaaagtatcttTTTATCATATCATAATTAATCCTTATCTATTTTCAGATGCTCCAAACAGCATATTTTACTGTGGCACTATTAAATGATATAATAGGAACAGATGAACCTATGCCGGCCAATAAACCTTTTATAAGGCGAATGAAGGATGCTATTTTCAGTGCCTTAGCATTTCCATTATCTATGTTTGTAGGTATTACCTTCTGGGGTATTTATGCTGTTGACAGAGAACTGATTTTACCAAGAGCAATTGATGCTTATTTCCCACTGTGGTTAAACCATGTTATGCATTCCAATATTGTTGTATTTGTGTTAATTGAACTTGTTTCTACATTCAGAATGTATCCTAAGCGGAAAGTAGGACTGTCTATACTTACACTTTTCATGTTAGGATATGCTATTTGGATTCATACTATCTATTTTAAGACCGGGAGCTGGGTCTACCCAGTGCTATCTGTAATTAATTGGCCTGTTAGAGTACTTTTCTACATCTTCAGTCTTGGATTCGCTTGGTCACTGTATTCAGTTGGTGAAACCTTGAATACGGCTGTTTGGTCAAAGGAAGTAGAATCCACTGTTAGGTCTGGTAAGAAGAAGGCCAAATAAAGTAGTACTCATTGCATTTTTAGCTTTTGCTTACTTAAATTagctttatattattgtaatttattggGTTATGGTGGGGTGTTGTAAAAATGTGCTGTGttaagataattatttattgccgATATTTATTTCTGACAAGTAACTAAATTTACAACCAGTGAtgcaaaaaattacattttgtaataACAATACTCAAGATTTATGgtttaatactaatttaattcGGTAATGTTTTCATATAACGTGAAggtgaaaaaaatttactttttgtaGTCATCTATTgtcacaaattatattttatatttctgtggaatgtaaatttattttttctttagaaagTTTACAAGCACAATTACGCATAATGGCATTTTTGAAGGAGAATATGTAGTGAAAGTGTATGCACTGCAAACTAGTGTTCAAATATTGTGTAGTGTGCCCCATTCCGAAATGGGCAAAtacgtaatttttaaatagttatgcTAGAACATGTGCTATCTAAAGcaataaattttgatacaagtacaatcttttattttcaactaaaacaaaaaacactcattaaatttacatatttaatttggtGCTTGACAATATAACgatgtaaatttaattgaacaaTGCATAATTATCAATCAACAttcagtataaaattaaatataaaaagcaaacttaattaaacgactagatatattatattcgtGCAGAAACGATTATTTCAAAATGACTCATAAAAGCAGACGTTGAATCGTTTTTACACAAAAGAGGAActaattatatctatttaagGTTATATTCCGAAACGAAAATCTTCACGAACTTTGACCTCAATTCCATATGTCAAACAcctaaacgtttttgacatacgctAGTCAGAGTTAGCGCTAATTCCCGGGTTACACGAGGCTAGTTTTCCAAGGAAGGATAGCAAGCTAGTTCTG
The nucleotide sequence above comes from Pieris napi chromosome 22, ilPieNapi1.2, whole genome shotgun sequence. Encoded proteins:
- the LOC125060630 gene encoding androgen-induced gene 1 protein-like, which encodes MWKLLFHLIGAIQFSYGCYYDFMYVRIPSTSTTVTPYGGKLKYLTYLNAMLQTAYFTVALLNDIIGTDEPMPANKPFIRRMKDAIFSALAFPLSMFVGITFWGIYAVDRELILPRAIDAYFPLWLNHVMHSNIVVFVLIELVSTFRMYPKRKVGLSILTLFMLGYAIWIHTIYFKTGSWVYPVLSVINWPVRVLFYIFSLGFAWSLYSVGETLNTAVWSKEVESTVRSGKKKAK